A section of the Branchiostoma lanceolatum isolate klBraLanc5 chromosome 19, klBraLanc5.hap2, whole genome shotgun sequence genome encodes:
- the LOC136425960 gene encoding uncharacterized protein has product MKTFFVTCLVLFLVVVFSAPRPVWMYPGGYQREARGLEEMMAQFMHIDPAKPTIAMAAAQTVKAEENYKKAREDEELTEALEDLETEVYMLKAQKMVEKLREELEKKKRG; this is encoded by the exons ATGAAGACATTTTTCGTCACCTGCCTTGTTCTTTTTCTCGTGGTTGTCTTTAGTGCACCACGTCCAG TATGGATGTATCCCGGAGGCTACCAACGGGAGGCAAGGGGACTGGAAGAAATGATGGCTCAGTTTATGCACATCGACCCAGCAAAGCCAACCATCGCCATGGCAGCAGCACAG ACCGTAAAGGCGGAAGAGAACTACAAGAAGGCCAGAGAGGACGAAGAACTGACcg AGGCACTGGAGGACTTGGAGACTGAGGTCTACATGCTGAAGGCCCAGAAGATGGTGGAAAAACTGAGGGAAGAGCTTGAGAAGAAAAAGCGTGGTTAA